A genome region from Salvelinus sp. IW2-2015 unplaced genomic scaffold, ASM291031v2 Un_scaffold1433, whole genome shotgun sequence includes the following:
- the LOC139024376 gene encoding LOW QUALITY PROTEIN: keratin-associated protein 4-6-like (The sequence of the model RefSeq protein was modified relative to this genomic sequence to represent the inferred CDS: deleted 2 bases in 1 codon; substituted 1 base at 1 genomic stop codon), producing the protein CVSVCGVCVSVVVCVCLVCCLSVCLSGLSVCRVSVCVAVCVCLWVCVSSWVCVSVCCVVCSPVCLSACLSVCLSVCLSVCLWSVSVCVCLSVCLVCLSVGVCVSGVFLSVCLSVCLSVSSCVLSSVCLSGCLVVCLSVCLSCLSVWCVCRSVWFCLVVCVCLSVCGGCVCLSVWCVCLSVLCLSVWVCCLCCVCLSVCLSVCLSVCLSVCLSVCWVFVSVSGLXCVCSVVCVSVCLSWVCVCLSVCGLCVCLSVVCCLVCVCGVLVSVCSVGVCLSVCGCVCLSVWWVCVCLSVGVCRLCVCCVVCVSVCGCVCVCLSVGVRLSVWVRSVVRHCLRPK; encoded by the exons tgtgtgtctgtctgtggtgtgtgtgtgtcggttgttgtctgtgtctgtctggtctgctgtctgtctgtctgtctgtctggtctgtctgtctgtcgtgtgtctgtctgtgtggctgtgtgtgtctgtctgtgggtgtgtgtgtcgtcgtgggtgtgtgtgtctgtctgttgtgtggtctgttctcctgtctgcctgtctgcctgtctgtctgtctgtctgtctgtctgtctgtctgtctgtctgtggtctgtctctgtctgtgtgtgtctgtctgtgtgtctggtctgtctgtctgtgggtgtgtgtgtc tctggtgtgttcttgtctgtctgtctgtctgtctgtctgtctgtgtcttcctgtgtcttgtcgtctgtctgtctgtctgggtgtcttgtggtctgtctgtcggtctgtctgtcttgtctgtctgtgtggtgtgtgtgtcggtctgtctggttctgtcttgtggtgtgtgtctgtctgtctgtctgtggtgggtgtgtctgtctgtctgtgtggtgtgtctgtctgtctgtgttgtgtctgtctgtgtgggtgtgttgtctgtgttgtgtctgtctgtctgtctgtctgtctgtctgtctgtctgtctgtctgtctgtctgtctgtctgtgtgttgggtTTTTGTGTCTGTTTCTGGGCTCTAGTGTGTCTGTTCtgtggtttgtgtgtctgtctgtctgtcgtgggtgtgtgtctgtctgtctgtctgtgggttgtgtgtctgtctgtctgtggtgtgctgtctggtctgtgtctgtggtgtgttggtgtctgtctgttctgtgggtgtgtgtctgtctgtctgtgggtgtgtgtgtctgtctgtctggtgggtgtgtgtctgtctgtctgtgggtgtgtgtcgtctgtgtgtgtgctgtgtggtgtgtgtgtctgtctgtgggtgtgtgtgtgtctgtctgtctgtgggtgtgcgtctgtctgtgtgggtgcgcTCTGtcgtg AGAcattgtctgcgtcccaaatag